The following coding sequences lie in one Saccharopolyspora hordei genomic window:
- a CDS encoding WXG100 family type VII secretion target — translation MSEINVNFAELQQASDDLQAAAQKIQAELDDLESKIQKLVSTWEGEAQEAYYAAQKEWDEEAAKMQETAAKMGMAVGAANEAFQAGEKKNASRFGG, via the coding sequence ATGAGCGAGATCAACGTCAACTTCGCGGAGCTGCAGCAGGCTTCCGATGACCTGCAGGCCGCGGCCCAGAAGATCCAGGCCGAGCTCGACGACCTGGAGAGCAAGATCCAGAAGCTGGTCTCCACCTGGGAGGGTGAGGCCCAGGAGGCGTACTACGCCGCTCAGAAGGAGTGGGACGAGGAAGCCGCCAAGATGCAGGAGACCGCGGCCAAGATGGGCATGGCGGTCGGTGCCGCCAACGAGGCCTTCCAGGCCGGTGAGAAGAAGAACGCCAGCCGCTTCGGTGGCTGA
- the glmM gene encoding phosphoglucosamine mutase, producing MSRLFGTDGVRGLANDDLTPELAMSVAAAAARVLYDRDGSQRRVALVGRDPRASGEMLEAAVTAGLTSAGADVLRVGVLPTPAVAHLVAELGADLGVMISASHNPMPDNGIKLFAAGGHKLPDAVEDEIEARLDEQVQRPTGVHVGRVRDVPDAVRRYVDHLLAAAPQPLNGLKVVVDCANGAAATAAPEAYRRAGAEVVAINAEPDGLNINDGVGSTHLEVLQAAVVDHGADLGVAHDGDADRCLAVDASGAAVDGDQIMAILAVAMQESGELTDNTLVATVMSNLGLHLAMREQGVTLRTTAVGDRYVLEELRAGGYALGGEQSGHVVLPGHATTGDGLLTALRLMGRVAATGTPLASLAKVMRRLPQVLINVRVADKVAAVASPEVIAAVSQTETELGETGRVLLRPSGTEQLVRVMVEARTEESAQAAAERLAEIVAANR from the coding sequence ATGTCTCGGTTGTTCGGCACCGACGGGGTGCGTGGGCTGGCCAACGACGACCTGACCCCGGAACTGGCCATGTCGGTGGCCGCCGCGGCAGCCCGGGTGCTCTACGACCGGGACGGCTCCCAGCGCCGCGTCGCGCTGGTCGGCCGCGACCCGCGGGCCAGCGGCGAGATGCTGGAGGCCGCCGTCACCGCGGGCCTGACCTCGGCCGGGGCGGACGTGCTGCGGGTCGGCGTGCTGCCCACCCCGGCGGTCGCGCACCTGGTGGCCGAGCTCGGCGCGGACCTCGGGGTGATGATCTCCGCCTCGCACAACCCGATGCCGGACAACGGGATCAAGCTCTTCGCGGCCGGCGGGCACAAGCTGCCGGACGCGGTCGAGGACGAGATCGAGGCGCGGCTCGACGAGCAGGTCCAGCGCCCGACCGGGGTGCACGTCGGCCGGGTGCGCGACGTGCCGGACGCGGTGCGCCGCTACGTCGACCACCTGCTCGCCGCGGCCCCGCAGCCGCTGAACGGGCTCAAGGTCGTGGTGGACTGCGCCAACGGCGCGGCCGCGACCGCGGCCCCGGAGGCCTACCGGCGGGCGGGTGCCGAGGTGGTGGCGATCAACGCCGAGCCGGACGGCCTCAACATCAACGACGGGGTCGGCTCCACGCACCTCGAGGTGCTGCAGGCCGCCGTGGTCGACCACGGCGCGGACCTGGGCGTGGCGCACGACGGGGACGCCGACCGCTGCCTCGCGGTGGACGCCTCCGGCGCGGCGGTGGACGGCGACCAGATCATGGCGATCCTCGCGGTGGCCATGCAGGAGTCCGGGGAGCTCACCGACAACACGCTGGTCGCGACGGTCATGAGCAACCTCGGCCTGCACCTGGCGATGCGCGAGCAGGGCGTCACCCTGCGCACCACGGCGGTCGGCGACCGCTACGTCCTGGAGGAGCTGCGCGCCGGTGGCTACGCCCTCGGCGGCGAGCAGTCTGGCCACGTCGTGCTGCCCGGCCACGCCACCACCGGGGACGGCCTGCTCACCGCGCTGCGCCTGATGGGGCGCGTGGCGGCCACCGGCACCCCGCTGGCGTCGCTGGCCAAGGTGATGCGTCGGCTGCCGCAGGTGCTGATCAACGTCCGGGTCGCGGACAAGGTGGCGGCGGTGGCCTCGCCCGAGGTCATCGCGGCGGTGTCGCAGACCGAGACCGAGCTGGGCGAGACCGGGCGCGTCCTGCTGCGCCCGTCCGGCACCGAGCAGCTGGTGCGGGTGATGGTCGAGGCCCGGACGGAGGAGAGCGCGCAGGCCGCGGCGGAGCGTTTGGCGGAGATCGTTGCCGCAAACCGGTGA
- a CDS encoding ESX secretion-associated protein EspG, protein MSERWLLPPLWFDLCWELGGFDEYPFPIAVRSHGATLEERAVLRQRAMPEMQAAGLLNGNGLAPRFAQVLAQLAKPGLWVEGIWLPDATTESPVRLMSVATEEGALLLVQDSGESQSYGGDLRISVHPRTSVVAAALQGMPPAPPGKRPRLAVPCADLAEEQKSAPDENFEEMDMMQSATPARAGKSPADTLRAALDEQHVRDGQLVVNMRDQYGRTRRSQVLKWFDASEPDGRYGLTQQQRPGVGPELVLAPLTPQDLGRALENRVAEVRSAA, encoded by the coding sequence GTGTCCGAGCGTTGGCTGTTGCCACCGCTGTGGTTCGACTTGTGCTGGGAACTGGGTGGTTTCGACGAGTACCCGTTCCCGATCGCGGTGCGTTCGCACGGCGCGACGCTGGAGGAGCGCGCCGTGCTGCGCCAGCGCGCCATGCCGGAGATGCAGGCCGCGGGGCTGCTCAACGGCAACGGGCTGGCGCCGCGGTTCGCGCAGGTGCTCGCCCAGCTCGCCAAACCCGGCCTGTGGGTCGAGGGGATCTGGCTGCCCGACGCGACCACCGAGTCGCCCGTGCGGCTCATGTCGGTGGCCACCGAAGAAGGCGCGCTGCTGCTCGTGCAGGACTCCGGCGAGTCCCAGAGCTACGGCGGTGACCTGCGGATCTCCGTGCACCCGCGGACGTCCGTGGTGGCGGCGGCGCTGCAGGGCATGCCCCCGGCGCCGCCCGGCAAGCGCCCGCGCCTCGCCGTGCCGTGCGCCGACCTCGCGGAGGAGCAGAAGTCCGCTCCGGACGAGAACTTCGAGGAGATGGACATGATGCAGTCGGCCACGCCCGCCCGAGCCGGCAAGTCGCCCGCCGACACGCTGCGCGCCGCCCTCGACGAGCAGCACGTCCGGGACGGCCAGCTCGTGGTGAACATGCGGGACCAGTACGGCCGCACGCGCCGCTCCCAGGTCCTCAAGTGGTTCGACGCGTCCGAACCCGACGGGCGCTACGGCCTCACCCAGCAGCAGCGCCCCGGCGTCGGGCCCGAGCTGGTGCTGGCACCGCTCACCCCGCAGGACCTGGGCCGGGCCCTGGAGAACCGGGTCGCCGAAGTCCGCTCCGCCGCCTGA
- the glmS gene encoding glutamine--fructose-6-phosphate transaminase (isomerizing), producing the protein MCGIVGYVGHRQALDVVLNGLRRLEYRGYDSAGVALLDGAGSLAVERAAGALSNLEKRLAEVEDDRFAGNSGMGHTRWATHGAPTDRNAHPHRDASGQVAVVHNGIIENFAVLRAELEAAGVEMTSDTDTETAAHLVAAAYADGPTAGDLSASVCAVARRLEGAFTLVVTHAAEPDKVVAARRSSPLVVGVGEGEHFIASDVAAFIEHTRDAVELGQDQVVTITRDGYRVTDFNDVEVETKPFRVDWDLSAAEKGGHDYFMLKEIEEQPEALENTLRGHFSDGRIVLDELRLTEQDLRDVDKVFVVACGTAYHAGLVAKYAIEHWCRIPVEVELASEFRYRDPVLGRDTLVVAISQSGETADTLEAVRHARTQRARVLAICNTNGAQIPRESDAVLYTHAGPEIGVAATKTFLAQIAANYLVGLALAQARGTKYADEVAREHAELAAMPDAVRQALTTVDQVRQLGQELADSKAVLFLGRHVGYPVALEGALKLKELAYMHAEGFAAGELKHGPIALIEEGLPVVVVMPSPTGRALLHAKLVSNIREIQARGARTIVIAEEGDEAVRPFADELITVPAVPTLLQPLVSTVPLQVLAAEIARARGYDVDKPRNLAKSVTVE; encoded by the coding sequence GTGTGCGGCATCGTTGGTTACGTAGGACATCGCCAGGCGCTTGACGTGGTGCTCAACGGCCTCCGGCGGCTCGAGTACCGGGGTTACGACTCGGCGGGCGTGGCACTGCTCGACGGCGCGGGCAGCCTCGCCGTGGAACGCGCCGCGGGCGCGCTGTCGAACCTGGAGAAGCGGCTCGCCGAGGTCGAGGACGACCGCTTCGCCGGGAACAGCGGCATGGGTCACACCCGGTGGGCCACGCACGGCGCGCCGACCGACCGCAACGCCCACCCGCACCGCGACGCCTCCGGGCAGGTCGCCGTGGTGCACAACGGCATCATCGAGAACTTCGCCGTGCTGCGCGCCGAGCTCGAGGCCGCGGGCGTGGAGATGACCAGCGACACCGACACCGAGACCGCGGCACACCTGGTCGCCGCCGCCTACGCCGACGGGCCCACCGCCGGTGACCTCAGCGCCAGCGTGTGCGCCGTCGCCCGTCGCTTGGAGGGCGCGTTCACGCTGGTCGTGACGCACGCCGCCGAGCCGGACAAGGTCGTGGCCGCGCGCCGCTCGTCGCCGCTGGTGGTCGGCGTCGGCGAGGGCGAGCACTTCATCGCCTCGGACGTCGCGGCGTTCATCGAGCACACCCGGGACGCGGTGGAGCTCGGCCAGGACCAGGTGGTCACCATCACCCGCGACGGCTACCGGGTGACCGACTTCAACGACGTCGAGGTCGAGACCAAGCCGTTCCGCGTGGACTGGGACCTGTCGGCCGCGGAGAAGGGCGGCCACGACTACTTCATGCTCAAGGAGATCGAGGAGCAGCCCGAGGCGCTGGAGAACACGCTGCGCGGGCACTTCTCGGACGGCCGCATCGTGCTCGACGAGCTCCGGCTCACCGAGCAGGACCTGCGGGACGTGGACAAGGTGTTCGTGGTGGCCTGCGGCACCGCCTACCACGCCGGGCTGGTCGCCAAGTACGCCATCGAGCACTGGTGCCGGATCCCGGTCGAGGTCGAGCTGGCCAGCGAGTTCCGCTACCGCGACCCGGTGCTGGGCCGCGACACCCTGGTGGTGGCGATCTCCCAGTCCGGCGAGACCGCCGACACCCTGGAGGCGGTGCGGCACGCCCGCACCCAGCGGGCGCGCGTGCTGGCGATCTGCAACACCAACGGCGCGCAGATCCCGCGCGAGTCCGACGCGGTGCTCTACACCCACGCCGGGCCGGAGATCGGCGTCGCGGCCACCAAGACGTTCCTCGCCCAGATCGCGGCGAACTACCTGGTGGGGCTGGCCCTGGCGCAGGCGCGCGGCACGAAGTACGCCGACGAGGTGGCGCGCGAGCACGCCGAGCTGGCCGCGATGCCGGACGCGGTGCGCCAGGCGCTGACCACCGTCGACCAGGTGCGGCAGCTGGGGCAGGAGCTGGCCGACTCCAAGGCGGTGCTGTTCCTGGGGCGGCACGTCGGCTACCCGGTGGCGCTGGAGGGCGCGCTCAAGCTCAAGGAGCTCGCCTACATGCACGCCGAGGGCTTCGCCGCGGGCGAGCTCAAGCACGGCCCGATCGCGCTGATCGAGGAGGGCCTGCCGGTGGTCGTGGTGATGCCGTCGCCGACCGGCCGCGCCCTGCTGCACGCCAAGCTGGTGTCCAACATCCGCGAGATCCAGGCGCGCGGTGCGCGCACCATCGTGATCGCGGAGGAGGGCGACGAGGCGGTGCGGCCGTTCGCCGACGAGCTGATCACCGTACCGGCGGTGCCGACGCTGCTGCAGCCGCTGGTGTCCACGGTGCCGCTCCAGGTGCTGGCGGCGGAGATCGCTCGCGCCCGCGGCTACGACGTCGACAAGCCCCGCAACCTCGCCAAGTCCGTCACGGTGGAGTGA
- a CDS encoding type VII secretion-associated protein, translating into MSLHVSIDFGTSSTCTVVSVGGAEPQVVVIDGQPLVPSAVFAAADGTLFVGHEAERQAAVDPARFEPHPKRRIDEGELLLGTTVLKVGDVIRAVLQRAVGEARRFAGGAAVDLLVLTHPADWGSVRTAELRQAAAGLGKEIVLVPEPVAAAVFHSAGHGLPDGGALAVLDLGGGTVDASVVRKQGASFQVLATRGDPNFGGADIDQALLEHIGTLVSGTDPDAWTKLIEGREMADRRRGRVVRQDVRGAKETLSRHTYTDVPMPPPFSDAHVTRADLESLIAAPLGKAADLVLTTLREGRVPRQQLAGVFLVGGSSRIPMVSRLIHERTGVVPTTLDQPETVVARGALRAVRLDPERTGGLAPAGAWAGTTTVRSVPRPVPPPAVTAGDPLSRARTVVIGGGDATVPVAKPQRRGGRTLPWLIGSGAAAVVAAGVVIALLFASNGPDAAAEQQVVAYDYRFSYPGDWEHVGGDASKFQTLVQPKDGDQGSMIAVEEGRLGFDTDSDRSRAVEMLRAEYEQSVAAGKPFSGFTANGSFGGKEVVYYQEVLPETTVEWYTLYRGQYKVSVGCKYAPAGKDVVRRACERVVRTLAVG; encoded by the coding sequence GTGTCCCTGCACGTCTCGATCGACTTCGGCACGTCGAGCACATGCACGGTGGTCTCGGTCGGCGGCGCCGAACCACAGGTCGTGGTCATCGACGGCCAACCGCTGGTCCCGTCCGCGGTGTTCGCCGCGGCCGACGGCACGCTGTTCGTCGGCCACGAGGCCGAGCGGCAGGCAGCGGTCGACCCGGCCCGGTTCGAGCCGCACCCGAAGCGCCGCATCGACGAGGGCGAACTGCTGCTCGGCACCACCGTGCTCAAGGTCGGCGACGTGATCCGCGCCGTGCTGCAGCGCGCCGTCGGCGAAGCCCGGCGCTTCGCCGGGGGCGCGGCCGTCGACCTGCTCGTGCTCACCCACCCCGCCGACTGGGGATCGGTCCGCACCGCCGAGCTGCGCCAGGCCGCCGCCGGGCTCGGCAAGGAGATCGTGCTCGTGCCCGAGCCGGTCGCCGCCGCGGTCTTCCACTCCGCCGGGCACGGGCTCCCCGACGGTGGCGCGCTCGCCGTGCTCGACCTCGGCGGCGGCACCGTGGACGCCAGCGTCGTCCGCAAGCAGGGCGCGTCGTTCCAGGTGCTGGCCACCCGCGGCGACCCGAACTTCGGCGGCGCCGACATCGACCAGGCCCTGCTGGAGCACATCGGCACGCTCGTCTCCGGCACCGACCCCGACGCCTGGACCAAGCTCATCGAGGGCCGCGAGATGGCCGACCGCCGGCGCGGCCGCGTGGTGCGCCAGGACGTGCGCGGCGCCAAGGAGACCCTCTCCCGGCACACCTACACCGACGTGCCGATGCCGCCGCCGTTCTCCGACGCGCACGTCACCCGCGCCGACCTCGAATCGCTCATCGCGGCCCCGCTGGGCAAGGCCGCCGACCTGGTGCTGACCACGCTGCGCGAGGGCCGCGTGCCGCGCCAGCAGCTGGCCGGGGTGTTCCTCGTCGGCGGGTCGAGCCGGATCCCGATGGTGTCGCGGCTGATCCACGAACGCACCGGCGTGGTGCCCACCACCCTCGACCAGCCGGAAACCGTCGTGGCGCGCGGCGCGCTGCGCGCGGTCCGGCTCGACCCGGAGCGCACCGGGGGCCTGGCGCCGGCCGGTGCCTGGGCCGGGACGACGACGGTCCGCTCGGTGCCGAGGCCCGTCCCGCCCCCCGCCGTCACCGCGGGCGATCCGCTCAGCCGCGCCCGCACCGTCGTCATCGGCGGTGGCGACGCCACGGTGCCGGTCGCCAAGCCGCAGCGCCGCGGCGGCCGCACGCTGCCCTGGCTGATCGGCAGCGGCGCCGCGGCCGTGGTCGCCGCCGGGGTGGTCATCGCGCTGCTCTTCGCCAGCAACGGGCCGGACGCCGCCGCCGAGCAGCAGGTGGTGGCCTACGACTACCGGTTCAGCTACCCCGGAGACTGGGAGCACGTCGGCGGCGACGCCTCGAAGTTCCAGACCCTCGTGCAGCCCAAGGACGGGGACCAGGGGTCGATGATCGCCGTCGAGGAGGGCCGGCTCGGCTTCGACACCGACTCCGACCGCTCCCGCGCGGTGGAGATGCTGCGCGCGGAGTACGAGCAGTCCGTCGCCGCGGGCAAGCCGTTCTCCGGATTCACCGCGAACGGCAGTTTCGGCGGCAAGGAAGTGGTGTACTACCAGGAGGTCCTGCCGGAGACGACCGTCGAGTGGTACACGCTCTACCGCGGCCAGTACAAGGTGAGCGTCGGCTGCAAGTACGCGCCTGCCGGCAAGGACGTCGTGCGCCGCGCGTGCGAGCGGGTGGTCCGGACGCTGGCGGTCGGCTGA
- the rpsI gene encoding 30S ribosomal protein S9 gives MTDELQQEEAVNAPEETVEAAEAPAPVPVPSGRPVQTVGRRKEAVARVRLVPGSGDFKLNGKPLEQYFPNKVHQQLVKEPLVTVERLEGFDVLATLRGGGPSGQAGALRMAIARALAANDADDRPALKKAGMLTRDAREKERKKYGLKKARKAPQYSKR, from the coding sequence GTGACTGACGAACTTCAGCAGGAAGAGGCAGTGAACGCCCCGGAGGAGACGGTGGAGGCCGCCGAGGCTCCGGCGCCGGTCCCGGTGCCGAGTGGTCGCCCGGTGCAGACCGTCGGTCGCCGCAAGGAGGCCGTCGCCCGCGTCCGGCTGGTGCCGGGCAGCGGCGACTTCAAGCTCAACGGCAAGCCCCTTGAGCAGTACTTCCCGAACAAGGTCCACCAGCAGCTGGTCAAGGAGCCGCTGGTGACCGTCGAGCGCCTCGAGGGCTTCGACGTGCTGGCCACCCTGCGCGGCGGCGGCCCGTCCGGCCAGGCGGGCGCGCTGCGCATGGCCATCGCCCGTGCGCTGGCCGCCAACGACGCCGACGACCGTCCGGCGCTGAAGAAGGCCGGCATGCTCACCCGTGACGCGCGGGAGAAGGAGCGCAAGAAGTACGGCCTCAAGAAGGCCCGCAAGGCGCCGCAGTACAGCAAGCGCTGA
- the rplM gene encoding 50S ribosomal protein L13, with product MRTYSPKPGEVTRAWHVIDAEDVVLGRLATQAATLLRGKHKPTYAPHVDTGDFVVIINAEKVALTGNKREQAFHYRHSGYPGGLRKQSFGEVLEKHPERLLEKAIKGMLPKNKLGRAMGKKLKVYAGPEHPHQAQNPQPFEIKAKVQK from the coding sequence GTGCGCACGTACAGCCCGAAGCCCGGCGAGGTGACCCGCGCCTGGCACGTGATCGACGCCGAGGATGTTGTGCTCGGCCGGTTGGCAACTCAGGCCGCGACGCTGCTGCGCGGCAAGCACAAGCCGACCTACGCACCGCACGTGGACACCGGCGACTTCGTCGTCATCATCAACGCTGAGAAGGTTGCCCTCACCGGCAACAAGCGTGAGCAGGCGTTCCACTACCGGCACAGCGGTTACCCGGGTGGTCTGCGCAAGCAGTCCTTCGGTGAGGTGCTGGAGAAGCACCCCGAGCGGTTGCTCGAGAAGGCGATCAAGGGCATGCTCCCGAAGAACAAGCTCGGCCGGGCCATGGGCAAGAAGCTCAAGGTCTACGCCGGTCCGGAGCACCCGCACCAGGCCCAGAACCCGCAGCCGTTCGAGATCAAAGCGAAGGTCCAGAAGTGA
- a CDS encoding dienelactone hydrolase family protein yields MARTAKKAPSAKTAFEELSRRGPHEVLHGDLSVVGLPGIVCTPRRGLGLPAVAFGHGWLQPPRRYLGLLRHLASWGIVVAAPATQLGAFASHRLFASDLRTALDVCVGVRLGEGEISVDEKRLGVAGHAMGGGCAVLAAAADERIRSVATLAAAETRPSAFEAAAHVRVPGLHLAAGEDLLAPPVSNAVPIARDWAGAVQLRTLRRASHLGFTEGKHWTQLVLHGKPQHATQRATKALLTAYFLSTLAGDRRGDALLTSDVGGAHIDREHSRGVITAA; encoded by the coding sequence ATGGCGCGCACTGCCAAGAAGGCCCCTTCCGCGAAGACCGCGTTCGAAGAGCTGTCCCGCCGCGGACCGCACGAGGTGCTGCACGGCGACCTGTCGGTCGTCGGGCTGCCGGGCATCGTCTGCACCCCGCGCCGCGGGCTGGGACTGCCCGCGGTCGCGTTCGGGCACGGCTGGCTGCAACCGCCGCGCCGCTACCTGGGCCTGCTCCGGCACCTCGCCTCGTGGGGCATCGTGGTGGCCGCGCCGGCCACCCAGCTCGGCGCGTTCGCCTCGCACCGGCTGTTCGCCAGCGACCTGCGCACCGCGCTGGACGTCTGCGTGGGGGTGCGGCTCGGCGAGGGCGAGATCAGCGTGGACGAGAAGCGGCTGGGTGTCGCCGGGCACGCCATGGGCGGCGGGTGCGCGGTGCTGGCGGCCGCCGCCGACGAGCGGATCCGGTCGGTGGCCACGCTGGCGGCGGCGGAGACGCGCCCGTCGGCGTTCGAGGCCGCGGCGCACGTCCGCGTGCCGGGGTTGCACCTCGCGGCGGGCGAGGACCTGCTGGCGCCGCCGGTGTCCAACGCCGTGCCGATCGCCCGGGACTGGGCCGGGGCGGTGCAGCTGCGCACCCTGCGCCGGGCCAGCCACCTCGGCTTCACCGAGGGCAAGCACTGGACCCAGCTGGTCCTGCACGGCAAGCCCCAGCACGCGACGCAGCGGGCGACCAAGGCCCTGCTCACCGCCTACTTCCTGAGCACGCTGGCCGGGGACCGCCGCGGCGACGCCCTGCTGACCTCCGACGTCGGGGGCGCCCACATCGACCGGGAGCACAGCCGGGGCGTCATCACCGCGGCCTGA
- a CDS encoding PPE domain-containing protein, with the protein MVDFGVISDGFSRITGIGETRAEEQRRRMAEEAAAAIQKREQQLTKQQAGLDIQGTDPASITQHDNWNDWDHARLYNQLGQSLKPDQINESGQAWVKLGESIAQIFADLEPETRKAAGDELQGEAAEAGLNAAKPLQEWGQQFGDAVRGTGLKIQEAGNAAAQTKMTMEPPKEFDGFRLGVRSIIPGGGVVDVAQQLMEQREAEQKARQLVQNVYANGYQAVDSSTPAFPPPVDPLNPPPPPDQGRSTTQGISSTPSGISGNPTGGGTVPGGGSVPSGSVPSGYTPPSQTGSQWAGQTPNLPGGGHGMPGPGSNAPGGGGGAGFIGAMPPGAGGAGGMGAGGRGGLGAGGAGARGAGAGGAMGAGGRAGAGGPGLGAAGRAGMGGLGAGGAAGAGAVGGAAGGAAGRGAGGMGAGAGAAGQRGQGSEDQEHERPSWLEEQDDIWLDDMPKTAPPVFGDWSR; encoded by the coding sequence ATGGTTGACTTCGGGGTCATAAGCGACGGCTTCTCCAGGATCACCGGGATCGGTGAGACGCGAGCCGAGGAGCAGCGCCGCCGCATGGCGGAGGAAGCTGCCGCCGCCATCCAGAAGCGCGAGCAGCAGCTGACCAAGCAGCAGGCGGGTCTGGATATCCAGGGCACTGACCCGGCTTCGATCACCCAGCACGACAACTGGAACGACTGGGACCACGCTCGGCTCTACAACCAGCTCGGGCAGTCGCTGAAGCCGGACCAGATCAACGAGTCCGGTCAGGCCTGGGTGAAGCTCGGGGAGTCGATCGCTCAGATCTTCGCCGACCTCGAGCCAGAGACCCGCAAGGCCGCTGGTGATGAGCTCCAAGGCGAAGCGGCCGAGGCCGGTCTTAATGCTGCGAAACCGCTGCAGGAGTGGGGCCAGCAGTTCGGCGATGCCGTGCGCGGCACTGGGCTGAAGATCCAAGAGGCCGGGAACGCTGCGGCCCAGACCAAGATGACCATGGAGCCCCCGAAGGAGTTCGACGGCTTCCGCTTGGGCGTCCGAAGCATCATCCCGGGCGGTGGCGTCGTCGACGTTGCTCAGCAGCTGATGGAGCAGCGGGAGGCTGAGCAGAAGGCTCGGCAGCTCGTGCAGAACGTCTACGCCAACGGCTACCAGGCCGTCGACAGCAGCACGCCCGCGTTCCCCCCGCCTGTCGACCCGTTGAACCCGCCGCCCCCGCCGGACCAGGGGCGGAGCACCACGCAGGGCATCTCCTCCACGCCGTCCGGCATCTCCGGCAACCCCACCGGGGGCGGCACCGTGCCGGGTGGCGGGAGTGTGCCCAGCGGCAGCGTTCCCAGTGGCTACACGCCTCCGTCGCAGACCGGTTCGCAGTGGGCCGGCCAGACGCCGAACCTGCCCGGGGGCGGGCACGGCATGCCGGGGCCCGGTAGCAACGCGCCCGGTGGTGGCGGTGGCGCCGGCTTCATCGGCGCGATGCCGCCCGGTGCCGGCGGTGCCGGTGGCATGGGCGCTGGTGGCCGTGGCGGTCTCGGTGCCGGTGGTGCCGGTGCTCGCGGGGCCGGTGCCGGTGGCGCGATGGGCGCCGGCGGTCGTGCTGGTGCCGGTGGGCCCGGTCTGGGCGCTGCCGGCCGTGCGGGCATGGGTGGTCTCGGTGCCGGTGGGGCTGCCGGTGCTGGTGCCGTGGGTGGCGCCGCGGGCGGTGCCGCTGGTCGTGGTGCCGGTGGCATGGGTGCCGGTGCCGGTGCTGCTGGTCAGCGCGGCCAGGGCAGCGAGGACCAGGAGCACGAGCGGCCGAGCTGGCTCGAGGAGCAGGACGACATCTGGTTGGACGACATGCCCAAGACCGCTCCGCCGGTCTTCGGTGACTGGAGCAGGTGA
- a CDS encoding WXG100 family type VII secretion target has translation MAGIGADTEAIQQAAVDIDEARNAVEQALQQLSSQLEGPVTNWKGAAADVFRKLMEQYEESGKKIIQKLDELGQNVQSSGQDYAQTQEEQAQEISKIASLLDG, from the coding sequence ATGGCTGGGATTGGTGCGGACACCGAGGCGATCCAGCAGGCTGCGGTCGACATCGACGAGGCGCGCAACGCCGTGGAGCAGGCGCTGCAGCAGCTGAGCAGCCAGCTGGAGGGCCCGGTCACGAACTGGAAGGGCGCGGCCGCGGACGTCTTCCGGAAGCTGATGGAGCAGTACGAGGAGAGCGGCAAGAAGATCATCCAGAAGCTCGACGAGCTGGGCCAGAACGTGCAGTCCTCGGGTCAGGACTACGCGCAGACCCAGGAGGAGCAGGCCCAGGAGATCTCCAAGATCGCCAGCCTGCTCGACGGCTGA